One segment of Natronosalvus halobius DNA contains the following:
- a CDS encoding ribbon-helix-helix protein, CopG family — protein sequence MGNKNKTISFRVNEDAFAALQEIAEERDISLSAVFRDYVDLLVDHDGQVAVIPEDELEARSENEQSFPPTVEVPKSFVREHERLELEAEHLREQLEEHKSYVTDLRDRLEDEEDEVLLLDDLDDSGDSPTVR from the coding sequence ATGGGCAACAAGAACAAGACCATCTCGTTCCGGGTGAACGAGGACGCCTTCGCGGCCCTCCAGGAGATCGCCGAGGAGCGCGACATCTCGTTGTCCGCCGTCTTCCGGGACTACGTCGATCTCCTGGTCGACCACGACGGGCAGGTGGCCGTCATCCCCGAGGACGAACTCGAGGCCCGAAGTGAGAACGAACAGTCGTTCCCGCCCACCGTCGAGGTGCCAAAGAGCTTCGTTCGCGAGCACGAGAGACTCGAACTCGAGGCCGAGCACCTGCGTGAACAGCTCGAAGAGCACAAGTCCTACGTCACCGACCTGCGCGACCGCCTCGAGGACGAGGAAGACGAGGTCCTCCTGCTGGACGACCTCGACGACTCGGGCGACTCGCCGACGGTTCGATAG
- a CDS encoding RPA family protein gives MSQTQLTREVAKRVFASEFNDSTYAFKESDDERAPNYALLPTGDRANRVFFVGTLTETEDVGDESEYWRGRVVDPTGTFFVYAGQYQPEAAAALRDAEPPAYVAIVGKPRTYETDDGTVNVSVRPESIAVVDEATRDRWVVETAERTIDRVEAFQDWEAEQEAPESGSTVPTNEYAQMAREQYDSPVENYRRDVIQALESLEEVEASA, from the coding sequence ATGTCTCAGACACAACTCACCCGCGAGGTCGCCAAGCGCGTCTTCGCCTCCGAATTCAACGACTCGACGTACGCGTTCAAGGAATCCGACGACGAGCGCGCCCCGAACTACGCCCTGTTGCCGACCGGTGACCGCGCCAACCGCGTGTTCTTCGTCGGTACGCTCACCGAAACCGAGGACGTGGGCGACGAGAGCGAGTACTGGCGCGGGCGCGTCGTCGATCCCACGGGAACGTTCTTCGTCTACGCCGGCCAGTACCAGCCCGAGGCCGCCGCAGCCCTCCGGGACGCGGAACCGCCGGCGTACGTGGCCATCGTCGGCAAGCCGCGCACCTACGAGACCGACGACGGCACCGTCAACGTCTCCGTCCGACCCGAGTCCATCGCGGTCGTCGACGAGGCAACTCGCGACCGCTGGGTCGTCGAAACCGCCGAACGGACCATCGACCGCGTCGAGGCGTTCCAGGACTGGGAAGCCGAGCAGGAGGCTCCCGAGAGCGGCTCGACGGTACCCACCAACGAGTACGCTCAGATGGCCCGCGAGCAGTACGACTCGCCCGTCGAGAACTACCGCCGCGACGTGATTCAGGCGCTCGAGAGCCTCGAAGAGGTCGAGGCCTCGGCCTGA
- a CDS encoding replication factor A (Replication protein A protects and stabilize the intermediate ssDNA that is generated by the unwinding action of a DNA helicase at the replication fork. In addition, SSBs prevent the formation of secondary structures by single-stranded template DNA.) yields the protein MSDVRQHAEDIHAQFSDHIDLEVEDVEKRLTTLVDEYKVPMDEARRSVTTHYLDEAGLEREDISSGGSERAQIEDVDEPEEWIDLTAKVIELWEPRSDSVAQVGLLGDPTGTIKFTKWAKSDLPSLDEGGVYDLRNVVTDEYQGRYSVKLNSTTVVEELEEDIEVGDDTSEIEGALVDMQSGSGLIKRCPEEDCTYVLQNGRCPDHGEVEGDFDLRIKGVVDDGLDAHEVIFDAEATEGLTGISLEEAKDMAMDALDTTVVADEIRDRIVGTYYRIEGPTFGRYVLADEVEELDGPVDAEELLIKARSM from the coding sequence ATGAGCGACGTACGCCAACACGCAGAAGACATACACGCGCAGTTTTCAGACCACATCGACCTCGAGGTCGAGGACGTCGAGAAGCGACTCACCACGCTGGTCGACGAGTACAAAGTCCCCATGGACGAGGCTCGCCGATCCGTGACGACGCACTACCTCGACGAGGCCGGCCTCGAGCGCGAGGACATCTCGAGCGGCGGCAGCGAACGCGCCCAGATCGAGGACGTCGACGAACCCGAAGAGTGGATCGACCTCACCGCCAAGGTCATCGAACTCTGGGAGCCCCGCAGCGACTCCGTCGCGCAGGTCGGCCTCCTGGGCGACCCGACGGGCACCATCAAGTTCACCAAGTGGGCCAAATCCGACCTCCCGAGCCTCGATGAGGGCGGCGTCTACGACCTCCGCAACGTCGTCACCGACGAGTACCAGGGCCGGTACTCGGTCAAGCTCAACTCGACGACTGTCGTCGAAGAACTCGAGGAGGACATCGAAGTCGGCGACGACACCAGCGAAATCGAGGGAGCGCTGGTGGATATGCAGAGCGGCAGCGGCCTCATCAAGCGCTGCCCCGAGGAGGACTGCACCTACGTCCTCCAGAACGGGCGCTGTCCCGACCACGGCGAGGTCGAGGGCGACTTCGACCTCCGCATCAAGGGGGTCGTCGACGACGGCCTCGACGCTCACGAGGTCATCTTCGACGCCGAGGCCACCGAGGGACTGACGGGGATCAGCCTCGAGGAGGCCAAGGACATGGCAATGGACGCCCTCGACACGACCGTCGTCGCCGACGAGATCCGAGATCGGATCGTCGGCACCTATTACCGCATCGAGGGGCCGACCTTCGGCCGCTACGTCCTGGCCGACGAGGTCGAGGAACTCGACGGGCCGGTCGACGCCGAGGAACTGCTGATCAAAGCGAGGTCGATGTAA